Proteins encoded in a region of the Xiphophorus couchianus chromosome 11, X_couchianus-1.0, whole genome shotgun sequence genome:
- the LOC114153794 gene encoding RING finger protein 145, translating to MAVKDRVEAVLNVGLRVPSIMLLDVLYRWDVSSFFQKIQRSSLSNNPLFQYKYLALYLHYVGYILSLVLLTLPRQHLVKLYLYVLTALLLFAGHQVSRDYVRSELDSGYEGPVYLEPLSMNRFTTALIGQLVVCTLCSCVMQTKRIWLFSAHLLPLVARLCLVPLETIVFINRFSMIFTGLEVIYFLASNLLVPYNLAKTAYRELAQVVEVYGLLALGMSLWNQLVLPVLFMCFWLVLFALQIYTYFSTRDQPTSRERLLFLFLTSIAECCSTPYSLLGLVFTVSFIALGVLTLCKFYLQGYRAFVNDNAMHRGMTEGITLLILAVQTGLIELQVIHRAFLLSIILFIVVASILQSMLEIADPIVLALGASRDKSLWKHFRAVSLCLFLLIFPAYMSYMICQFFHMDFWLLIIISSSILTSLQVLGTLLIYVLFMVEEFRKAPVENMDEVIYCVNGTYRLLEFLVAVCVVCYGISETVFGEWSVMGSTIILVHSYYNVWLRAQLGWQSFLLRRDAVNKIKSLPTATDAQLEQYNDICAICFQDMSSAVITPCSHFFHAGCLKKWLYVQETCPLCHSQLKSQSAASGVPNQDAAAADLIPAGQDEVAAGNEEKEDSPSDDVKD from the exons GTTACATCCTGAGCCTGGTGCTTCTGACTCTGCCTCGCCAGCATCTGGTTAAGCTCTACTTGTATGTTCTGACGGCCCTGCTGCTTTTTGCTGGTCACCAAGTTTCCAG AGATTATGTTCGCAGTGAACTGGATTCAGGCTATGAAGGACCCGTCTACCTGGAACCGCTTTCTATGAATAGATTCACCACTGCACTCATAG GTCAGCTTGTGGTGTGCACTCTGTGTTCCTGTGTGATGCAGACCAAGAGGATCTGGCTTTTCTCTGCACACCTCCTCCCACTGGTGGCAAGACTTTGTCTGGTTCCTCTGGAGACCATCGTCTTCATCAATAGATTTTCAATGATCTTCACAGGCCTGGAGGTCATTTACTTCCTAGCTTCTAATTTACTGGTACCATATAACTTGGCCAAGACTGCCTACAGGGAACTCGCTCAG GTGGTGGAGGTGTACGGGTTGCTAGCTTTAGGGATGTCCCTGTGGAACCAGCTGGTTCTTCCAGTTCTCTTTATGTGTTTCTGGCTCGTGCTGTTCGCTCTTCAGATCTACACCTACTTCAGCACCAGAGACCAGCCTACCTCGAGGGAGAggcttctctttctctttcttacAAG TATTGCAGAATGTTGTAGTACGCCATACTCTCTGCTGGGTCTGGTTTTCACCGTCTCATTCATCGCGCTGGGAGTTCTCACGCTCTGCAAGTTCTACTTACAGGGCTACAGAGCCTTCGTCAATGACAATGCCATGCACAG AGGAATGACTGAAGGCATAACGCTGCTTATCCTGGCTGTGCAAACCGGCTTGATAGAGCTGCAGGTCATCCACCGAGccttcctcctctccatcaTCCTCTTCATTGTTGTTGCTTCCATTCTGCAGTCCATGCTGGAGATCGCTGACCCCATCGTTTTGGCTCTGGGAGCCTCCAGAGACAA GAGTTTGTGGAAACACTTCCGCGCAGTATCTCTTTGCCTCTTCCTGCTCATCTTTCCAGCTTACATGTCGTATATGATCTGTCAGTTCTTCCACATGGATTTCTGgctcctcatcatcatctccTCATCAATCCTTACCTCACTTCAG GTTCTCGGTACGCTGCTGATCTACGTTCTCTTCATGGTGGAGGAGTTTCGTAAAGCTCCAGTGGAAAACATGGATGAGGTCATTTACTGTGTCAATGGGACCTATAGATTGCTGGAGTTTCTG GTCGCAGTGTGTGTGGTGTGCTATGGCATATCAGAGACTGTATTTGGCGAGTGGAGTGTGATGGGCAGCACCATTATTCTGGTCCACTCCTACTATAATGTTTGGCTCCGAGCCCAGCTGGGCTGGCAGAGCTTCCTGCTCAGGAGAGACGCTGTAAACAAGATCAAAAGCCTCCCAACTGCAACCGACGCGCAGCTGGAGCAGTACAACGACATCTGTGCTATCTGCTTCCAG GACATGAGCAGTGCTGTCATCACTCCATGCAGCCATTTCTTCCACGCTGGCTGTCTGAAGAAGTGGCTGTACGTCCAGGAGACTTGTCCTCTTTGTCACTCTCAGCTTAAGAGCCAATCAGCTGCCAGCGGAGTTCCCAACCAAGATGCCGCCGCAGCCGATCTGATCCCTGCTGGACAGGATGAAGTCGCTGCTGGCAACGAGGAGAAGGAGGATTCTCCTTCTGATGATGTGAAAGATTAG